In Camelina sativa cultivar DH55 chromosome 13, Cs, whole genome shotgun sequence, the genomic window ATTCCTCAAGTGTTCATAGTCTCTGACTCTCGGTTTCAAGCAATGGTGTCTACAGAGTCCCCAAAGTTTCAAGATTAGCACACATGTTATACTTAGGTTTTTTTAGTGGCTCCTTCTCCTGTAGAAGATTGCAAACTTTTTCATTCAAGCCTACGTTATTACCTGTCATGAAGATTGGTTTTTTTAAGTGCTCTGATTTCGAGATACTCTCATCTCTGCTGATTCCAGTTCAGGGTGGCCTACCATTGCCAAAATAGCTCGTGGATCTGGTTATACATTCTGGAATGGTTGAAGTGCACAAGGTGATTTTGAGACACTCTCCCCAAGTCTCCTTGGCAGTGTATATCAGCAGCCTGTTGGATCAAACATGGTGATGTTGGTGATGAAGGAGGAAGTAGTAAGAAAGGAGGTAACAGTCATGCGGGAGTCTCTAACCAAGGAGGTAAAAACAAAGTCCGGTCAGGAGCACGAAAGGGTATTCCGTGAACTGAGGATGACAACAGgtgatatttgtttatttatgcagctctgcttcttctcattcttttaatattatttccaTGTTTATTCTGTGTGTCTTCATTGTGTTCTAGAACATTGATAGTATCTCTCTAGTGACAATTTTAAGTACTCTTGGGTGcctaattttgtgaacttttgaGAAGTCCAGAGTTTTCAAAGTCATACTGTACTTACAATCAAGACTCTCACTGGAAATATAAGGTTCTTGGTCTCCTCTATCTGAGgctttaattcattttttaaaaagtttttaggGGGGACTGACCCCAGGTAACTAGCTAACTCCGGAGGATACAGTGAAGGAAAAGTAGAAATTTCTTTTTAAGTGGTTTTAGTGTCGTGATATTTTTCACAAGTCTGAGATTTTATTGAATATATAACTTGGCATGGGACAGAGAAAGCTGTTCtcataaattttctttaccTCCCTGTCCTAGTTGCTATATCATTACATCCACCATGTTAGACATGATGGAAAGATGGTAGCTAACCGCGGGGCCATTTTGACCGTCTTTGCCACCACTTGTTGAAGCTAGATGCTGTTTTCTCATGGTGAAACCCCATAGtcttcatttttctcttttgaaggATGCAAGTGGTTTTGGGATGTTATTAGGGTAGATAAGGTGTAAAAACTGGAGTTTGATGTTGAGCTTTTGCTGAGACAGTGGGAATTCAGATGAACCTGGTCAATTTCAAGGCTATAATGGGACAAGGTacattgagtttttttctttctcttgaatGAACGAAAAGTGTGTGAGTTTGATGTTGAGTTAAGGGCTTCCGATTTTGTGTTGTCCCCTCTCAGGCTTCGTGGACGATCTTCCTGTTATCCTGGCAAAGCCGCAAACCTACATGAACTTGAGCGGTGAATCAgtaatcttcttctcctattCTTAGTATAAGTCTTTCAAAATTTGTGTTGATAATGGCATATTAAATTTGTTAGATCTTGGCTGTGTGTATATGTATCTGAAATATGAATGATTCATGAGGCTTAATGACTGGTTTCTTTTACCAATAAGATTCTTGAACATCATCTACATACTTCATCCATTGCTATTTAAATCAAGGTTAGGTTTTATCTGCTTGTAAGGGGCCTGACGAGAAGCTTTATGATTTAACGGTTTCAACCATGACAGTATCATActtttgaagaaaatatatgGTCATCAAAATCTATTGCTTGCCAAGTGTCTATGATTGCAATTGAATTTGCTGTAtttacctatttttttttgcataatgtAGCTACTTAGCTTTGGTTGATTGTGTTAGTTACTGTGCCTCTCTTGAAACTGGTCAGAGTGGACCTCTCGCTGCTTATTACAACTTACCTCTCAATCGAGTGCTTGTGGTAATCCTATTACCGTTTTTGGCTTAAGGCCTAACAATGTTTTACGATTTGTTTCACCAGAAGACACTTGATTTCATTGTTACTCTGGAATTTGGTGATGTAGGTGCATGATGACATGCAATTGCCATGTGGTGTTCTTCGCCTTCAAGAAAAAGGAGGCCATGGATGCCACAACGGGTATGGTATCTCATTTTTCTCACTAGGATGCGGTCATTTGTAAAACAGATCGAGTTCAACTTTTCCCTGGTTATCGTAAGACCATTTCTGTCACATGTTTCAGACTGTAGTATCTACCATCATGATATCGAAAACTCTTACGTTTATACTTGTTTGGGGTTTGACTGACATTAGTTTATATGGTAGTTATGATTCTCGTGGTCTTCTCAGGTTAAAAAAGTGTAATGAACCATTTTCGAGGCAACAGGGAATTTGCTAGGCTACGAATCGGTCAGTTTCAACCTCCGTTTGACTTACCATTTTCTCTCCCTCATGAAGATCATTGGTTCTAAATCAAGATATTATTATGATTGTAGGAATAGGAAAGCCTACGGGACAAATGGATCCAAAGGCTTTCTTGTTGCAGAAGTTCAGCATGGCAGCTCGAGAACGGGTAAGCCTATGAGCATTTAATCGACATTGAAAACATTGTGGCTTAGATCACCATAAAGAGATAGATTTATGTCTCCCTTGTGTGCTCTATGTTTCTGGAAAAAGATGGATAAAGCTTTAGCAGAAGGGGTGGATGCTCTGAAGCTGGTTTTGTCTAAAGACTTTGGAGAAAGCTGGAGATTGTTCAATGTGGAACAGAAGTACAAACACTTAAGACAACATACAGTAATTGCAGCTTGACCAAATGCTCTTTACTGTCTTGGATAAAGGAAGTGTCTTTTATAGTTGGTTTTTGAATACCCGATAAGAAAGACTCATGTGTTGTCAAGTCaatctttaattatattttaggttttttttaaaa contains:
- the LOC104738101 gene encoding peptidyl-tRNA hydrolase, mitochondrial-like; this translates as MNHFRGNREFARLRIGIGKPTGQMDPKAFLLQKFSMAARERMDKALAEGVDALKLVLSKDFGESWRLFNVEQKYKHLRQHTVIAA